A section of the Blastocatellia bacterium genome encodes:
- a CDS encoding phosphomannose isomerase type II C-terminal cupin domain gives MAPERDERPWGMFEVLAEGEGYKVKRIEVKPGQRLSLQSHEKRSEHWVIVNGTALATVGEQQLTLRPNQHIIIPRQTKHRIANPGDELLVFIEVQSGPYLGEDDITRYEDDYQRVGG, from the coding sequence ATGGCACCGGAGAGAGATGAGCGCCCCTGGGGCATGTTCGAGGTACTTGCCGAAGGCGAGGGCTATAAAGTCAAACGCATCGAAGTGAAGCCCGGGCAGCGCCTCAGCCTGCAATCGCATGAAAAGCGCAGCGAGCACTGGGTCATCGTTAACGGCACGGCGCTGGCCACGGTCGGCGAGCAACAACTCACCCTGCGCCCCAATCAACACATCATCATTCCGAGGCAGACCAAACACCGCATCGCCAATCCCGGTGACGAACTGCTGGTATTTATCGAAGTCCAGTCGGGCCCGTATCTCGGAGAAGACGACATCACCCGCTACGAGGATGATTACCAGCGAGTTGGCGGCTAG